The genome window TACGTGCACCGCCTGGAGGATGTCCTGGGGCGGATGCGCGACGGGCAGCTCGACCTCTCCCCCGTCCTCTTCGACCGGCTCTTCGCGGGGGCGAGCGCGCTCCGCGACGCGGTGGAGAAGGCCTGCCAGCAGTCGCGGGAGGTGCGCGACCTCTCCCCGGAGCAGGCCGCCCTCGACGCCCTGCTGAAAGCGGGCCCCACCGCCCCCGCCGCCGCTCCCGTGGCCCGCCGGGCCGCGGTGGACACCCAGCACGTGGCCGCGCGCTCCAACATGGTGAGGGTGGACTTTGCCCAGCTCGACCACTTGCTGAACCTGGTCGGGGAGCTGGTGGTGTACCGCACCAAGCTCCAGGAGGTGGGCAAGGAGGCGGCCTCCCTCCTGCCCGGCCAGGAAGTGGGCCGGAGCCTCCTGGACACCGTCCACCAGATCACGGGGGTGAGCTCCCAGCTCCAGGAGACGATCATGGACATCCGGATGCTGCCCATGCGCCACGTCTTCGAGCGCTTCCCCCGCCTGGTCCGGGACCTGGCCCGCCAGCAGGGAAAGGAGATCGAGCTGATCCTGGAAGGCGAGGAGACCCGGGTGGACAAGGCCATCATTGACGAGGTCGGGGAGCCCCTGGTCCACATGATCCGGAACAGCGTGGACCACGGGATCGAGACCCCGGCCCGGCGGGTGGCCAAGGGCAAGACCGCCACCGGAACCATCCTGCTCTCCGCCGCCCAGGAGTCCAACCAGGTCGTCATAACCATCATGGACGACGGGGCGGGCATCGATGCCGCCCAGGTCCGGGGCAAGGCGGTGGCGCGCGGCCTGATCAAAGCCGACGAGAACCTGTCCGACCGGGAAGTGGTGCAGCTCATCTTCGCGGAGGGCCTCTCCACCGCGGAGGCGGTGACCGATCTCTCCGGACGGGGGGTGGGGCTGGACGTGGTGGTCAAGTCCATCGAGCGCCTGAACGGCCTGGTGGAGGCGGAGACCGTCCCCGGCGTGGGGACCAAGTTCATCATCCAGCTCCCCTTGACCCTGGCCATCATCTCCGCCCTCATGGTCGAGGTGGGCGGGCGCACCTACGCCATCCCCTTGGGCTCGGTGGTGGAGAGCCTCAAGTTCCGGCCCGAGGACGTCACGCGCATGAACGGCCGCGACACCCTGCGGCTGCGGGAGAGGATCATCCCCCTCTCCCACCTGGCCGAGCTCTTCGGCCAGACGGGGGGGGCGGGTCGGGAGGGCGGCTACGCGGTGATCCTGGGCCGCGGTGAGAAGCGGCTGGGCCTGGCCGTG of Vicinamibacteria bacterium contains these proteins:
- a CDS encoding chemotaxis protein CheA, with product MGDFQVSAELLNIFLEDARGHLEALDRGLLGLEREGLDPETMTGLLGPLHTLKGNSGMLGFSGIKDYVHRLEDVLGRMRDGQLDLSPVLFDRLFAGASALRDAVEKACQQSREVRDLSPEQAALDALLKAGPTAPAAAPVARRAAVDTQHVAARSNMVRVDFAQLDHLLNLVGELVVYRTKLQEVGKEAASLLPGQEVGRSLLDTVHQITGVSSQLQETIMDIRMLPMRHVFERFPRLVRDLARQQGKEIELILEGEETRVDKAIIDEVGEPLVHMIRNSVDHGIETPARRVAKGKTATGTILLSAAQESNQVVITIMDDGAGIDAAQVRGKAVARGLIKADENLSDREVVQLIFAEGLSTAEAVTDLSGRGVGLDVVVKSIERLNGLVEAETVPGVGTKFIIQLPLTLAIISALMVEVGGRTYAIPLGSVVESLKFRPEDVTRMNGRDTLRLRERIIPLSHLAELFGQTGGAGREGGYAVILGRGEKRLGLAVDRLQGQQEVVIKALDPTVTSVTFAVAGATILGDGRVVLILDVAALFEGKRKMALGGAAALAGGS